In the genome of Marinomonas algicola, the window CCAACAATGGCTTTAATTTCATTTACGCTCAGTGAGCGTGGCACTGTGTAAGGTTTTTTGCCTTCGGGTGTATGAGTTTCATCTTCAATGGCGATAGCACTTGGAGCAACGGCGTCTTTTCCATTATTTAACAATGGATGAGCGGCACGACCTGCATGCCAAATTTGCATAAAAATACGACCACCAGCCTTGTGAACGGCCTCAGTCGTTAATTTCCAGCCTGCAACTTGTTCTTGCGAATATACACCGGGGTCGTCACCAAAAGACGAGGTTCCTTCTGTCACCATAGTACACTCAGTAATTAACAAGCCAGTGCTTGCTCGCTGAGCATAGTATTCGGCCATTAATGCATTCGGTTGATGGTTTGGCGCACGAGTCCGCGTTAGAGGAGCCATTACAAAACGGTTGGGCAGCTCGATATCGCCCAATTGGACAGGATTAAACAGTGCATTTTCAGTGGTGCTCATTGGTCACTCCTACAAAATATGAATCTCAAAGATGCGTATTTGATAAGGCTAGGTTTTTTGAATTCAAGCAAGTGCACTTTTATTGCTTTAATTGATCTAAATTGGTCATTTTTTTAATCTATGAAAAGACAAATACCGTGCGTGTATTTTAGCCGGTGGAGAGCCATTGCAGACCTGGTAAGCACGCTCTTTAAGGTTCGCATTTCCTCTAAAGAAGAAAAGGGAAATGCGAACTCGCTAAACCAGTTTCTAAACGCACTCTATGTATCCATAAATTCAGATAATATGTCAGCACTATTATGCTTAACCAGCCGTGTAACCACCATCCACAACCAGTTCCGCGCCTGTCATATAAGACGCCGCATCGCTGGCAAGAAACAATACAGGCCCCGCAATTTCGGCCGGCGTTGCTAATCGTCCCATGGGGATTGCTTGAATAGTGGACTCGACAAACTCGTCCTTTAAATCACCTAATGCTTTTAAAGCGGTAGATACAAGGTTTGTGTCCGTATAGCCTGGATGAATTGAGTTAATGCGTATAGGTAAACCTTGACGAGCACAGTCTATGGCAGCGGCTTTGGTCATTATTCTAACGCCTCCCTTGGTTGCGCAATACGCCGCTAACCTAGGCTCACCAATAATACCGGCAATGGACGAATTATTAATAATAACGCCTCCCTTCTCCTTCATCACACCGATAGCCGCTTGCATACCAAAAAATACGCCATCAAGGTTTAACGCATTCACCGCACGCCACTGCTCAATAGAGGTTTCTTCGATCAAAAGAAATTCCGCACTGCCCGCATTATTAAAAAGCACATCAAGCTGTCCATGACGCTGAACGATGTCTTCCATAACGCTTTTCCATAAAGGTAAATCTGTCACATCTTGATGTTGTATGTCTATTTTCAATCCCTCTTTCAGATGGTGAGAAAAAACCTCATGCAAACCTTCAAGGTTGATATCCGCCGCAACAACAGTCGCGCCTTCAAGAGCGAACTGCTCTGCTACAGCCAACCCAATACCGCTCGCCGCGCCCGTTACCAACACCACTTTCCCTTCAAAACGTTTCATTTTTTTTCCTTGTCATTATTTTTATGAAGAATCAAAAAGGACCCTTTTAAAAGCATCCTTAGGAATCACTCACTTAAAATAGATTGTTTTGAACGAAAATCAATCATAAACACCAAACTAAAGAACAGAGTAGGATTAACTGTAACCAGGTTGTCCCCTTAGAAAGCCTTTTGACACCTTATAGGAATTACACCGAGTGAGTGATCAAGGTAAATTACTTCTACCTTTTAAAATCGGCTTTGACGCTTGCAATAGCAGGCGCTTTTTGTATTAAGGCGTCATTTTTTAACGCCACCACCATAAACTGAGCGAAGTCGATTCGACGCGTTATATTATGAGCAATTCGACTATCACCAACATGTTCCGCCCAAATGGGTAGGCCTTCACTTTCCCCCTCTTCCAAGTCACTGCCGCGAACAACAGTCCAATTTCGATTACTGGCAAAAATCAATTCGGTTGCTCTAACTTGATCTTGTAGATCAGCAAACCGGAGCCAACGAGCCAATTTATCAAAAACATAAAAAACGGTTTTTTGAACCCCAGAATAACGATCTTTACCATCGTATGAGATATGCCATCCGCAAGAAAAAATAATCCTAGCGTCTCTAGGTGCAAAATCCAATACCGCTTGAGCAGTACCACTGGCGTAATTATTACACCCCCAAGGAGCTAAAACGGTGAGTACACCATCCACTTCAGGTAATAACGCTTCTAAAGCGCGTCTATCATTCGTGTAGGCGGCCACAATACGAATTTCATCTTTAAAATGAGACAATTTTTCGATACTTTGTGGGCGACAAACCGCCGTGACTTTATAACCAGATTCCAACAAGTGTAAAATCATATATTGCCCAAGTTTTCCTGAGCCACCAATCACCGCAATATGTTGCTTCCACATGTCCACCCCCTTACACTGTTCTATTTTACATAGCGATATAGTGTAATTAACTTAAATCGAGGGTATAAGCCGCTATAATTAACTAGAGGATATGCAAAAATGTATATCAAGCGAGAATCATGAAAATAGACTGGAATTACGCTCGAGCCTTTTTAACCGCTTCTGAAGAGGGTTCTTTCTCAAAAGCCGCCTTAAAATTGGGCCTTACTCAACCCACATTAAGTCGCCAAATAGCCGCGTTAGAAAAAGACTTAAACTTAACGCTGTTCGAACGGTTAACAACGGGATTGGTACTGACTCCAACAGGCAAAAACTTACTGACCCACGTCAAAGCGATGAATGCATCAGCACAACAATTCTCCTTAGCTGTAACAGGAATGTCAGAGGAACTAGAAGGGATAGTATCCATTTCAGTCTGTGAAACAGACGCGTTATTTCGTATGCCGAACATCATCGAGCATTTACGCTTGCAAGCGCCTCATATCGCTTTGGATGTCATTGTGAGTAATCAAGTTAGCGACATAAAAAAAAGAGAAGCGGATATTGCTATACGAAGCTTCCGTCCTGATGATCCAGATTTAATTGTACGTAAGCTAGGTGATGAACCTATCTGGCTTTATGGTACGCCAAGTTTGGTTGAAAGCTATGGTTCCCCAAGTAACCCAAGCGACGTCTCAGAAATCCATATTTTAGGGTTTGATCGATCGAATAGACTTATAGACCGGCTTACTCAGCAAGGCTGGAACGTAAGCGAACGTCATTTCCCTATTGTCACTTCTTTTCAGGGGTTGCAATGGCAGCTAGCAAAAAAGGGACTCGGGTTGTGTTTATTACCTGAAAAAATAGGAGACGCTGAAACAAGTTTAGTCAGGGCATTTGAACCGTTAGGTCCAATTGTTACCATTCCTCTTTGGATTGTTACACACAGAGAGTTGCACACCAACTTACGAATTCGAAAAGTATTTGACTTACTTGTTGCTGGCTTCAATCTCACCTAACTCACCTTATTTTATGAGGATAAAGTTTTGACCTCACCTATCGAACCTGACTAATTAAGCCAATTAATCAGCGATAAAAAAATTCGATATGAACTTAATCCAAACACAATGCTATTTAAAATATGGCGTAATCAAATTAACAAGTTGCTTCTTACGGCCCTTGGGACTCGATTATTAAGTCGCTCGTTCATTAAAAAAACCGTTCTATATTGAGCAATACCATTGAAAACATTCAATAAAACCATTTTCATTTTCATTATCTTTAACTTCAACCATATTCTTTCTCACGAGTCACTATAATAGTTAATATGATTAACATTAGCTGAAAATTCATAAATAAAGTTTAATGTATTTACTGTAAAATTTAGAAAATAATAAGCTATTATAAATTATTATAAAAAGAGGAACACACTATGAATAAAGTAAAAGTTTTTGCAACCTCAGTCCTACTCAGTATATCAACCATTTTACCGGCCCAGACTGTTGAACTTACTACGATGAATTGGCTTCCTTATTATGGTGATAGTCTAGAACGTGGAGGATTTGTTACAGCACTTGTTGAAGAGGCACTATCCGCATCGGGATATGAAAGTGCTATTGAATTTACTTCATGGGAAATGGCCCTTGAAAACGCGAAAAAAGGGCAAAAAGACGCCATTGTTGGCGGTTATTATTCAGAACAACGCACTCAAGATTATTACTATTCATTACCGATATACACTGTATTGATGGGGTTAATAAAAACACCTAATACACCTGAGGAATACTATGATTCCTTTGAATCTATAGATAAATACAAGATTGGTAAACTTAAAGGCTCAGTCATAGGCGAGTCATTTGATAATTATACATTTAATAATCTAATGGAATACACAGAAGTCGCAGACGCGGTTAAAGCCTTAAATAGTGGTGAAATTAATCTTTATGCAGACAATTTGGCGGTTGCTAAAGAAGCCGCTAAGAAAATTGGCATCGATAGTGCACAACTCCAAATACTAATTCCACCTCTAGAAGAAAACGCACTTTATTTACTTATTTCAAAAGCAATCCCTAATGCAGAAAAGTTACGTGATGATTTTAACAAAGGACTTTTGAGTATTCAGAGTTCAGGTAAATACGATGAAATATTAGCACAATTCGATCAAAAATAATTCACCGACTTGAATTCTTATAAAAAACTAAGCCTGGATTTCTCAAACTTATTTTCTTACATTAAGTAGAAAATCCTAGGCTTTAGCTTTATCTCAT includes:
- a CDS encoding substrate-binding periplasmic protein; its protein translation is MNKVKVFATSVLLSISTILPAQTVELTTMNWLPYYGDSLERGGFVTALVEEALSASGYESAIEFTSWEMALENAKKGQKDAIVGGYYSEQRTQDYYYSLPIYTVLMGLIKTPNTPEEYYDSFESIDKYKIGKLKGSVIGESFDNYTFNNLMEYTEVADAVKALNSGEINLYADNLAVAKEAAKKIGIDSAQLQILIPPLEENALYLLISKAIPNAEKLRDDFNKGLLSIQSSGKYDEILAQFDQK
- a CDS encoding LysR family transcriptional regulator — translated: MKIDWNYARAFLTASEEGSFSKAALKLGLTQPTLSRQIAALEKDLNLTLFERLTTGLVLTPTGKNLLTHVKAMNASAQQFSLAVTGMSEELEGIVSISVCETDALFRMPNIIEHLRLQAPHIALDVIVSNQVSDIKKREADIAIRSFRPDDPDLIVRKLGDEPIWLYGTPSLVESYGSPSNPSDVSEIHILGFDRSNRLIDRLTQQGWNVSERHFPIVTSFQGLQWQLAKKGLGLCLLPEKIGDAETSLVRAFEPLGPIVTIPLWIVTHRELHTNLRIRKVFDLLVAGFNLT
- a CDS encoding NAD(P)-dependent oxidoreductase — encoded protein: MWKQHIAVIGGSGKLGQYMILHLLESGYKVTAVCRPQSIEKLSHFKDEIRIVAAYTNDRRALEALLPEVDGVLTVLAPWGCNNYASGTAQAVLDFAPRDARIIFSCGWHISYDGKDRYSGVQKTVFYVFDKLARWLRFADLQDQVRATELIFASNRNWTVVRGSDLEEGESEGLPIWAEHVGDSRIAHNITRRIDFAQFMVVALKNDALIQKAPAIASVKADFKR
- a CDS encoding SDR family NAD(P)-dependent oxidoreductase, which produces MKRFEGKVVLVTGAASGIGLAVAEQFALEGATVVAADINLEGLHEVFSHHLKEGLKIDIQHQDVTDLPLWKSVMEDIVQRHGQLDVLFNNAGSAEFLLIEETSIEQWRAVNALNLDGVFFGMQAAIGVMKEKGGVIINNSSIAGIIGEPRLAAYCATKGGVRIMTKAAAIDCARQGLPIRINSIHPGYTDTNLVSTALKALGDLKDEFVESTIQAIPMGRLATPAEIAGPVLFLASDAASYMTGAELVVDGGYTAG